A section of the Arcobacter roscoffensis genome encodes:
- a CDS encoding glutamate-5-semialdehyde dehydrogenase, whose product MQQFLEEAKKTSRTIANLSTKTKNKVLNEMADALMAHCDYIVDHNRKDMHEGNMNDLSEALLDRLLLTGERVQGMADAIRQIASQKEPVGRLLDGWVTEDDLNIQKVSVPIGVIGIIYESRPNVTSDTAALCFKSGNVCVLKGGKEAQHSNKAIANVLRQVLAKNKLPEQAISLLPDSTREGVAKLIKQDKYVDLIVPRGGEALIRYVSENSSVPVIKHDKGLCHIYIDRDAAHNKIIDIALNAKVQRPGVCNAMETLLVHQEIAPYILPGLYDAFMEHGTQLKGCKETLKHLDIQCATHEDYDTEYLANILNIKIVQNVDEAIAHISKYGSGHSESILSENYTAVNKFLDAVDAACVYANASTRFTDGGAFGLGAEVGISTNKLHSRGPMGINDLTTFKYKIYGKGQTR is encoded by the coding sequence ATGCAACAATTTTTAGAAGAGGCTAAGAAAACTAGCCGAACTATTGCAAACCTTAGTACTAAAACAAAAAACAAAGTACTAAACGAAATGGCTGATGCATTAATGGCACATTGTGATTATATAGTTGACCACAATAGAAAAGATATGCATGAAGGAAATATGAATGACTTAAGTGAAGCCTTACTTGACAGACTTCTTCTTACAGGAGAGAGAGTTCAAGGAATGGCTGATGCAATTAGACAAATTGCTTCACAAAAAGAGCCAGTAGGAAGACTACTTGATGGATGGGTAACAGAAGATGACCTAAATATCCAAAAAGTATCTGTTCCTATTGGAGTAATTGGTATTATTTATGAAAGTAGACCAAATGTAACATCTGATACAGCAGCACTTTGTTTTAAAAGTGGAAATGTTTGTGTACTAAAAGGTGGTAAAGAGGCTCAACATTCAAATAAAGCAATTGCAAATGTTTTAAGACAAGTATTAGCAAAAAACAAACTACCAGAACAAGCAATTTCTTTACTTCCAGACTCTACAAGAGAAGGTGTAGCCAAGCTAATCAAACAAGATAAATATGTAGATTTAATCGTACCAAGAGGTGGAGAAGCTCTAATTAGATATGTAAGTGAGAACTCATCAGTTCCTGTAATAAAGCACGATAAAGGTTTATGCCATATCTATATTGATAGAGATGCAGCTCATAATAAAATCATAGATATTGCTTTAAATGCAAAAGTTCAAAGACCTGGTGTTTGTAATGCCATGGAAACATTACTAGTTCATCAAGAAATTGCCCCTTATATTTTACCTGGACTTTATGACGCGTTTATGGAACATGGAACACAACTTAAAGGTTGTAAAGAGACTTTAAAACACTTAGATATTCAGTGTGCAACACATGAAGATTATGATACAGAGTATTTAGCAAATATTTTAAATATTAAAATAGTTCAAAATGTAGATGAAGCTATTGCTCATATCTCAAAATATGGTTCAGGACACTCAGAGTCAATTTTAAGTGAAAACTATACAGCTGTAAATAAGTTTTTAGATGCTGTAGATGCTGCTTGTGTATATGCAAATGCAAGTACAAGATTTACAGATGGTGGAGCCTTTGGACTTGGAGCAGAAGTTGGTATTTCAACTAATAAACTTCATTCAAGAGGACCTATGGGTATTAATGACTTAACAACATTTAAGTATAAAATCTACGGAAAAGGGCAAACAAGATAA
- a CDS encoding YhdH/YhfP family quinone oxidoreductase, giving the protein MKALVVEKIADKEFSTEVRELSMPKCGDNEVIIKVNYSSLNYKDALSSAGNPGVTRNFPHITGIDLAGEIYESKSPIFKAGERVLVTGYDLGMNTDGGHAQYVKVPSSWVARTPDAITDKEIMTFGTAGLTAALSINELIDNGVKAENGAILVTGATGGVGSIAVSILSKIGYKVVAISGKSEKVDYLKRIGASEVILRDEFNEESSKRPLLGEKYAGVVDTVGGEVLANALKLIKYDGVATCCGLTSSHELNTNVFPFILRGVRLIGIDSVECKLEKKQAAWEKIASKWKIEDLKNITNEIALDEVKKAYELLLEGKAVGRYVVKISD; this is encoded by the coding sequence ATGAAAGCATTAGTTGTAGAAAAAATAGCAGATAAAGAGTTTAGTACAGAAGTTAGAGAATTATCTATGCCAAAGTGTGGAGATAATGAGGTAATTATAAAAGTAAACTACTCATCTTTAAACTATAAAGACGCCCTAAGCTCAGCTGGAAATCCTGGTGTTACAAGAAACTTTCCTCATATCACAGGGATAGATTTAGCTGGTGAGATTTATGAGTCAAAATCACCTATTTTTAAAGCAGGGGAGAGGGTACTTGTAACTGGTTATGATTTAGGAATGAATACAGATGGAGGACATGCTCAATATGTAAAAGTTCCTTCTTCTTGGGTAGCAAGAACTCCTGATGCAATTACTGATAAAGAAATCATGACATTTGGTACAGCAGGACTTACAGCAGCTCTATCAATAAATGAATTAATTGATAATGGCGTTAAAGCAGAAAATGGAGCTATTTTAGTTACAGGTGCAACTGGTGGAGTTGGTTCTATTGCTGTATCTATTTTAAGTAAGATTGGTTATAAAGTTGTAGCTATTTCTGGAAAATCTGAAAAAGTTGACTACTTAAAAAGAATAGGAGCTAGTGAAGTTATCTTAAGAGATGAATTTAATGAAGAGAGTTCTAAAAGACCACTTTTAGGTGAAAAATATGCAGGTGTAGTTGATACTGTTGGTGGAGAGGTTTTAGCAAATGCTTTAAAACTTATCAAATATGATGGTGTTGCTACTTGTTGTGGACTTACATCTTCACATGAATTAAATACAAATGTATTCCCATTTATTTTAAGAGGGGTTAGACTTATTGGTATTGATTCTGTTGAGTGTAAACTAGAGAAAAAACAAGCTGCTTGGGAAAAAATAGCAAGTAAATGGAAGATAGAAGACCTTAAAAATATCACAAATGAAATAGCTTTAGATGAAGTAAAAAAAGCCTATGAATTACTACTTGAAGGTAAAGCTGTAGGAAGATACGTAGTTAAAATAAGTGATTAA
- a CDS encoding winged helix-turn-helix transcriptional regulator has protein sequence MTKKIDEKIEQSIEKCPVETALDVLAGKWKILILWYLRSEKKRFNELQKLLPRTTQKMLIQKLRELEEDGIVHREVYPVVPPKVEYSLTEYGQSLKPILKQMYLWGEIHKEKFNS, from the coding sequence ATGACTAAAAAAATAGATGAAAAAATAGAACAAAGTATTGAGAAATGCCCAGTAGAAACGGCACTTGATGTACTTGCAGGAAAATGGAAAATATTAATTTTATGGTATTTAAGAAGTGAGAAAAAGAGATTTAATGAATTACAAAAACTTCTTCCAAGAACAACACAAAAGATGTTAATCCAAAAATTAAGAGAGCTGGAAGAGGATGGAATAGTTCATAGGGAAGTATACCCAGTTGTACCTCCAAAGGTGGAGTACTCTTTAACTGAATATGGACAGAGTTTAAAACCTATATTAAAACAAATGTATTTATGGGGTGAGATACATAAAGAGAAGTTTAACTCTTAG
- a CDS encoding ABC transporter permease: MQTIPLINLLYLLLPLIIVWYFYKSWVGNQTEILYATIRMVVQLLAIGYLLLILFENKHIYMGIVVISFMLIVSTWICIRNIKNKTKSEYINVFISSTTSSLIHLILILYFVLGLVNIYEPQYVIPLAGMVFANNMNGLSLAIERFESEYDRTKDFITSRRDAFKASMIPQINSLLAVGLVSLPGMMTGQILSGVDPLIAVRYQIMIMSMVLSGTGLSIVIYFLLKQRSLN; this comes from the coding sequence ATGCAAACAATTCCTTTAATAAACTTATTGTACTTACTTTTACCACTAATTATAGTTTGGTATTTTTATAAATCTTGGGTTGGCAATCAAACAGAGATTTTATATGCTACCATTAGAATGGTAGTACAACTACTAGCAATAGGTTATTTACTTTTAATACTTTTTGAAAACAAACATATCTATATGGGAATAGTAGTCATTTCTTTTATGTTAATAGTTTCTACTTGGATATGTATAAGAAACATAAAAAACAAAACAAAAAGCGAATATATAAATGTATTTATTTCATCTACTACTTCTAGTTTAATCCATCTAATTTTGATATTATATTTCGTATTAGGTTTAGTAAATATATACGAACCACAGTACGTAATACCACTTGCAGGAATGGTCTTTGCAAATAATATGAATGGCCTATCTTTGGCTATTGAGAGATTTGAAAGTGAGTATGATAGAACAAAAGATTTTATAACTTCAAGAAGAGACGCATTTAAAGCTTCAATGATACCTCAAATCAACTCATTATTAGCAGTAGGATTAGTATCACTACCTGGGATGATGACAGGTCAAATCCTATCAGGAGTTGACCCACTAATAGCTGTAAGGTATCAAATTATGATAATGTCAATGGTTCTATCAGGAACAGGACTTAGTATAGTTATTTATTTTCTTCTAAAGCAGAGAAGTTTAAACTAA
- a CDS encoding ExbD/TolR family protein — translation MRRLVKKRELISMDLTPLIDVVFLLLIFFIVASEFKKNETILNLSLPASQSSSQIVKKEEVVIEITKEKLAYNSKETDFLQLEESLKDIDKKRALIVRIDKEVKYERVVKLLDLLNKLSLSNLLLVTKEDKK, via the coding sequence GTGAGAAGATTAGTTAAAAAAAGAGAGCTAATTTCTATGGATTTAACACCACTTATTGATGTGGTGTTTTTACTATTAATCTTTTTTATTGTTGCAAGTGAGTTTAAAAAAAATGAAACTATTTTAAATCTAAGCCTTCCTGCTTCACAAAGTAGTTCTCAAATTGTTAAAAAAGAAGAAGTTGTAATAGAGATTACAAAAGAAAAACTGGCTTATAATAGTAAAGAAACTGATTTTTTACAGCTTGAAGAGTCTTTAAAAGACATAGATAAAAAAAGAGCTTTGATAGTACGAATTGATAAAGAAGTAAAATACGAAAGAGTAGTAAAGCTACTTGATTTACTAAATAAACTCTCACTATCAAATCTTCTTTTAGTAACAAAAGAAGATAAAAAGTAA
- a CDS encoding MotA/TolQ/ExbB proton channel family protein: MQHSLIEYIHLGGYVMYILVFLNIVGLTILLWKFIQLQVEKRKAQKIVTNIFNEVQKEHSTAFVHLEDEIYNKASKYLLSCESGMNTIKIIATIAPILGLLGTVIGVLSSFETIAATGFSSGANSFASGISLALITTVGGLIVALPHYVGYNYLQGAFTKLEAKYESLIVHRITREKIS, translated from the coding sequence ATGCAACACTCGCTAATAGAATACATACACCTAGGTGGTTATGTTATGTATATTTTAGTATTTTTAAATATAGTTGGTCTTACTATTTTACTTTGGAAGTTTATACAACTACAAGTTGAAAAAAGAAAAGCCCAAAAAATAGTAACAAATATCTTTAATGAAGTACAAAAAGAACACTCTACAGCCTTTGTTCATTTAGAAGATGAGATATACAATAAAGCTTCAAAATATTTACTTTCTTGTGAATCAGGAATGAATACTATCAAGATAATCGCAACTATTGCTCCTATCTTAGGACTTTTAGGAACTGTTATAGGTGTACTTTCATCTTTTGAGACTATTGCAGCAACTGGTTTTTCAAGTGGGGCTAACTCTTTTGCCTCAGGTATTTCCCTTGCACTTATTACAACAGTAGGAGGGCTTATAGTTGCTCTTCCTCACTATGTGGGATATAACTATCTTCAAGGTGCTTTTACAAAGCTAGAGGCTAAATATGAGTCTTTAATAGTACATAGGATAACTCGTGAGAAGATTAGTTAA
- a CDS encoding energy transducer TonB, with protein sequence MNLFLFTISLLSISTIHYYLFSMPMPENKNIPIKQDIAKEHKVHLQMAQIQKPQPKPKEKPVIKKELPKKETKKPIIKKTVKKKVEKKKPVKERIIKQKVKSEIKKTKEVKKEVKETKQELVKKPTKPIKSVQPIISINKEKIKKEQDRLKNQYLHALRAKINENKHYPRISKRLKEQGVVNISFRVLKNGNFINIKVLKTSSKKRLDKAALEAISDTNSFMAFDKKIKASYMDIIIPIEFKLQ encoded by the coding sequence ATGAACTTATTTTTATTTACAATATCCCTTTTATCAATTTCTACTATTCATTACTATTTATTTAGTATGCCTATGCCTGAAAATAAAAACATACCTATAAAACAAGATATCGCAAAAGAGCATAAAGTACATCTTCAAATGGCTCAAATACAAAAACCACAACCAAAACCTAAAGAAAAGCCTGTTATAAAAAAAGAACTTCCCAAAAAAGAGACTAAAAAACCTATTATAAAGAAGACAGTAAAGAAAAAAGTTGAAAAGAAAAAACCAGTAAAAGAAAGAATAATTAAACAAAAAGTAAAATCAGAAATTAAAAAAACAAAAGAAGTAAAAAAAGAAGTAAAAGAGACAAAACAAGAGCTAGTAAAAAAGCCAACAAAGCCTATAAAAAGCGTACAGCCTATAATAAGTATAAACAAAGAGAAAATCAAAAAAGAACAAGATAGATTAAAAAATCAATATCTACATGCACTAAGAGCAAAAATAAATGAGAATAAACACTATCCAAGAATCTCAAAAAGACTAAAAGAACAAGGAGTTGTAAATATCTCTTTTAGAGTATTAAAAAATGGAAATTTTATAAATATAAAAGTTTTAAAAACAAGTTCTAAAAAAAGATTGGATAAAGCAGCACTTGAAGCAATATCAGATACAAACTCTTTTATGGCATTTGATAAAAAAATAAAAGCCTCATATATGGATATAATTATCCCTATAGAGTTTAAACTACAATAA
- a CDS encoding NAD(P)H-dependent glycerol-3-phosphate dehydrogenase, which translates to MKGSIAVIGAGKWGQALHFALSQKQKCLITSRTKRDIKNFVDLDTALKCDFLVIAIPAQEIRAWLKNNFKFNNHKILVASKGIEASSGEFLNEIYADFVPEKNIGFISGPSFAAEVIQGLPCALVLNSSSKELYDDFEPFFPNFIKTYYSDDVIGAEVAGAYKNVLAIASGICEGLNLGKNAQASLISRGLVEMQRFGKHFGAKKSSFVGLSGAGDLFLTASSTMSRNYRVGLGLAENKSLEDILEELGEVAEGVKTSEAIYNLSSKHEIYTPIAKEVKLVLDGKNPLDSLKDLLSN; encoded by the coding sequence ATGAAAGGTTCAATAGCAGTAATTGGTGCAGGTAAATGGGGTCAAGCCTTACACTTTGCACTATCACAAAAACAAAAGTGTTTAATCACATCAAGAACAAAAAGAGATATTAAGAATTTTGTTGATTTAGATACTGCTTTAAAATGTGACTTTTTAGTAATAGCAATTCCTGCTCAAGAAATAAGAGCTTGGTTAAAAAACAACTTCAAATTCAATAATCACAAAATCCTAGTAGCTTCAAAAGGTATAGAAGCAAGCTCAGGAGAGTTTTTAAATGAAATTTATGCAGATTTTGTACCTGAAAAAAATATAGGTTTTATTTCAGGTCCTTCTTTTGCAGCTGAAGTTATACAAGGGCTTCCTTGTGCTTTAGTTTTAAACTCATCTTCAAAAGAGCTATATGATGATTTTGAACCATTTTTCCCTAACTTTATTAAGACTTATTATAGTGATGATGTAATAGGTGCTGAAGTAGCAGGGGCTTACAAAAATGTACTTGCAATTGCTAGTGGTATTTGTGAAGGTTTAAATCTTGGTAAAAATGCACAAGCCTCACTAATTTCAAGAGGTCTTGTAGAAATGCAAAGATTTGGTAAGCACTTTGGTGCTAAAAAATCATCTTTTGTAGGTTTAAGTGGTGCAGGTGATTTGTTTTTGACAGCTAGTTCTACTATGAGTCGAAACTATAGAGTAGGACTTGGTCTTGCAGAAAATAAAAGCTTAGAAGATATTTTAGAAGAGCTTGGAGAAGTAGCAGAGGGTGTTAAAACAAGTGAAGCTATTTATAACCTATCTTCAAAACATGAAATATATACACCCATAGCAAAGGAAGTAAAACTAGTACTTGATGGGAAAAATCCCTTAGATAGTTTAAAAGACTTATTAAGTAATTAA
- the gatB gene encoding Asp-tRNA(Asn)/Glu-tRNA(Gln) amidotransferase subunit GatB, producing MFEVIIGLEVHAQLNTKSKLFCSCATSFGEEPNTNVCPTCLGLPGALPVLNKEAVHKAIMLGTALNSQINKKSIFNRKNYFYPDLPNGYQISQFEVPVVGLGELVIDFEDGTSKTIGVTRAHLENDAGKSIHAGNASHVDLNRAGTPLLEIVSEPDMRSSEEAILYLKKLHSIVRYLGISDANMQEGSFRADVNVSIRPKGDDKLYTRCEIKNMNSFKFIEKAIKYEVNRHIEAWEDGIHDTEIVQETRLFDPEKGETRSMRGKEDAADYRYFPDPDLLPVIITDEMMEKYTQIPELPDEKKARFVNDFGIKEYDASVITANLETANFFDEMMKEGITGKNAATWLTVELPARFGEGVTLENSPVQAKKLASVVKAIEDGTISGKAAKEVLDYLMEKPEVEVDAVIDELGLKQVSDDGAILEIIDGILAANQDKVEQYKSGKDKLFGFFVGQTMKASKGSANPQKVNELLKERLG from the coding sequence ATGTTTGAAGTAATTATTGGTTTAGAAGTACACGCTCAGTTAAATACTAAAAGTAAACTATTTTGTTCATGTGCAACAAGTTTTGGAGAAGAACCAAATACAAATGTATGTCCAACTTGTTTAGGACTTCCAGGAGCACTTCCTGTATTAAATAAAGAAGCTGTTCATAAAGCTATTATGCTAGGAACTGCTTTAAACTCACAAATAAATAAAAAATCTATTTTTAATAGAAAAAATTACTTCTATCCAGATTTACCAAATGGATATCAAATCTCACAATTTGAAGTGCCTGTAGTTGGACTTGGTGAATTAGTTATTGATTTTGAAGATGGAACTTCTAAGACTATTGGTGTTACAAGAGCCCATTTAGAAAATGATGCAGGTAAGAGTATACATGCCGGAAATGCTTCTCATGTTGACCTTAATAGAGCAGGAACACCACTACTTGAAATCGTATCAGAACCTGATATGAGAAGTTCAGAAGAGGCTATTTTATACCTTAAAAAACTTCACTCTATTGTAAGATACTTAGGAATAAGTGATGCAAATATGCAAGAGGGTTCATTTAGAGCTGATGTTAATGTATCTATTAGACCAAAGGGTGATGATAAGTTATATACAAGATGTGAGATCAAAAACATGAACTCATTTAAATTCATCGAAAAAGCTATTAAATATGAAGTAAATAGACATATTGAAGCTTGGGAAGATGGTATTCATGATACTGAAATCGTTCAAGAAACAAGACTATTTGACCCTGAAAAAGGTGAAACTAGATCTATGAGAGGGAAAGAAGACGCAGCTGATTATAGATATTTCCCAGATCCTGATTTATTACCTGTAATTATTACAGATGAAATGATGGAAAAATACACACAGATTCCAGAACTACCAGATGAGAAAAAAGCTAGATTTGTAAATGACTTTGGTATCAAAGAGTATGATGCCTCGGTTATTACAGCAAACCTAGAAACTGCTAACTTCTTTGATGAGATGATGAAAGAAGGAATTACAGGTAAAAATGCTGCTACATGGTTGACAGTTGAATTACCTGCAAGATTTGGTGAGGGAGTTACACTTGAAAACTCACCAGTTCAAGCCAAAAAGCTAGCTTCTGTTGTAAAAGCAATTGAAGATGGAACAATCTCTGGAAAAGCAGCAAAAGAAGTACTTGATTACTTAATGGAAAAACCAGAAGTTGAAGTAGATGCAGTTATTGATGAACTTGGATTAAAACAAGTATCTGATGATGGAGCTATTTTAGAAATCATTGATGGAATTCTTGCAGCAAATCAAGATAAAGTAGAACAATACAAAAGTGGAAAAGATAAACTATTTGGATTCTTTGTAGGTCAAACTATGAAAGCATCAAAAGGTAGCGCAAACCCACAAAAAGTAAATGAATTATTAAAAGAAAGACTAGGTTAG
- a CDS encoding peptidylprolyl isomerase, giving the protein MYKLLLSLLVGSTLSFAGIINGIAITVNGEPITLYDIDKQMVQKDVSKNKVVNDLIDEILFEQLVKKHNVSADVFDVNNYIEKLAAANGMDVYSFKSIVRQQYSDYDVFEQEAKKTVVRQKLIEKLVKGQLKIANEEDLKIYYNNNQEQFKTAQTIEVIQYSSKNKKALLATIKNPLLVSNEVTRNAISLDSARLNPQLQFILNKTKKSNFTPIFTSNKAYNTLYVKEKKGSTTLDFEIVKGKIFNDIMKIREKKYLKDYFEKERLTANIKIVR; this is encoded by the coding sequence ATGTACAAACTTTTATTATCCCTACTAGTAGGCTCAACGCTTAGTTTTGCTGGTATTATAAATGGTATTGCAATTACAGTAAATGGCGAGCCTATAACTCTTTATGATATAGATAAACAAATGGTTCAAAAAGATGTATCTAAAAATAAGGTAGTAAATGACCTTATTGATGAAATACTTTTTGAGCAATTAGTAAAAAAACATAATGTTTCAGCAGATGTTTTTGATGTAAATAACTACATTGAAAAATTAGCAGCTGCGAATGGTATGGATGTTTACTCTTTTAAATCTATTGTTAGACAACAATACAGTGACTATGATGTTTTTGAACAAGAAGCTAAAAAAACTGTAGTTAGACAAAAATTAATTGAAAAACTTGTTAAAGGTCAATTAAAAATTGCAAATGAAGAAGATTTAAAAATCTATTATAATAACAATCAAGAGCAGTTTAAAACTGCCCAAACAATAGAAGTTATTCAATACTCATCAAAAAACAAAAAAGCTTTATTAGCTACTATTAAAAACCCTTTATTAGTATCAAATGAAGTAACAAGAAATGCTATTAGTTTAGATAGTGCAAGACTTAATCCTCAATTACAATTTATTTTAAATAAAACTAAAAAAAGTAATTTTACACCTATTTTCACATCAAACAAAGCATACAATACGCTTTATGTAAAAGAGAAAAAAGGTTCAACTACTTTAGACTTTGAAATTGTAAAAGGAAAAATCTTCAATGATATTATGAAGATAAGAGAGAAAAAGTATTTAAAAGACTATTTTGAAAAAGAAAGACTAACAGCAAATATTAAAATAGTAAGATAA